The following coding sequences are from one Apodemus sylvaticus chromosome X, mApoSyl1.1, whole genome shotgun sequence window:
- the LOC127674560 gene encoding small integral membrane protein 10-like protein 2A, with translation MSTALLGLGDQSLVPAPRTYGGFGPLLTRTMLLFFRLAWRLYNNFPSLYVMASVMLNMRMQVHIELL, from the coding sequence ATGTCCACAGCTCTGTTAGGACTGGGTGACCAGTCCCTCGTGCCTGCCCCCCGCACCTATGGTGGCTTTGGCCCACTCCTTACACGCACAATGCTTCTGTTCTTCAGACTGGCATGGAGACTCTACAACAACTTTCCCTCTCTGTACGTCATGGCTTCAGTGATGCTCAACATGCGCATGCAGGTTCATATCGAACTGCTCTGA